A DNA window from Coleofasciculus sp. FACHB-T130 contains the following coding sequences:
- a CDS encoding heavy metal translocating P-type ATPase, with product METHSLKLQGMSCAACAGAIEKAIRNVPGVSECNVNFGMEQATVKYEPQQTSLEEIQQAVTDAGYTAAPVREFGSKEDDTEAATRRQERQDLARKVVFGAAISIVLVVGSIPAMTGLHIPLIPAWLHNSWVQLVLTTPVLFWCGQSFFTGAWKALKRHAADMNTLIALGTGAAYFYSLFVTVFPGFLEGITDVYYETAAVVITLILLGRFLETRAKGQTSEAIRKLMGLQAKTARLIRNGQEIDVPVEAVQVGDVVLVRPGEQIPVDGEVVEGTSSVDEAMVTGESLPVKKQAGDEVIGATINKTGSFQFRATRVGRDTVLAQIVRLVQQAQGAKAPIQRLADRVTGWFVPVVIAIAIATFIIWFDVMGNLTMALMTMVGVLIIACPCALGLATPTSVMVGTGKGAENGILIKGADSLEVTHKIQTIVLDKTGTLTQGKPTVTDYITMVGTAHSNEIKLLKLAAAVERNSEHPLAEAVVRYAQSQEVQFPLPEAKNFEAIAGSGVQGIVSDRLVQIGTQRWMDELGIETLPLQGQKVAWESAGKTAVWIAVDGEMQGLIGIADALKPSSAGVVRSLRRMGLEVVMLTGDNRKTADAIAQEVGITRVFAEVRPDQKAAKVQELQAEGKVVAMVGDGINDAPALAQADVGIAIGTGTDVAIAASDITLISGDLQGIVTAIQLSRATMQNIRQNLFFAFIYNVAGIPIAAGILFPIFGWLLNPMIAGAAMAFSSASVVSNALRLRNFQPRVNF from the coding sequence ATGGAAACACATTCTCTGAAGTTACAAGGAATGAGTTGTGCGGCTTGCGCCGGTGCGATAGAAAAAGCGATTCGCAATGTTCCAGGCGTCAGCGAGTGTAACGTTAACTTCGGCATGGAACAGGCGACTGTTAAGTACGAGCCTCAGCAAACGAGTTTAGAGGAAATTCAGCAGGCTGTCACCGACGCCGGATATACAGCCGCGCCAGTTCGAGAATTCGGAAGCAAAGAAGATGATACCGAAGCAGCCACCCGCCGTCAGGAACGGCAAGATTTGGCGCGGAAAGTGGTATTCGGCGCAGCAATTAGTATTGTGCTGGTGGTGGGATCAATCCCGGCAATGACTGGGTTGCACATCCCTTTAATTCCGGCATGGTTGCATAATTCTTGGGTGCAGCTAGTGTTGACAACGCCGGTTTTATTTTGGTGCGGTCAATCTTTTTTTACAGGTGCGTGGAAAGCTTTGAAGCGTCACGCGGCTGATATGAATACGCTGATTGCGCTGGGTACAGGTGCGGCGTATTTCTACTCGCTGTTTGTGACTGTATTTCCAGGATTCTTGGAGGGAATTACAGATGTCTATTACGAAACAGCGGCGGTTGTAATTACTTTAATTCTGCTAGGACGGTTTTTAGAAACTCGCGCCAAGGGACAAACGTCGGAAGCGATTCGCAAATTGATGGGTTTGCAAGCGAAAACGGCGCGTTTGATCCGCAATGGACAGGAAATCGATGTTCCTGTTGAAGCTGTCCAAGTTGGCGATGTGGTTTTAGTGCGTCCTGGCGAACAAATCCCCGTGGATGGGGAAGTGGTAGAAGGTACGTCTAGTGTCGATGAAGCGATGGTGACGGGTGAAAGCTTGCCCGTGAAGAAACAGGCGGGGGATGAAGTGATTGGGGCGACGATTAATAAAACTGGCAGTTTTCAGTTTCGGGCGACGAGAGTTGGACGAGATACCGTTTTGGCTCAAATTGTCCGACTAGTGCAACAAGCGCAAGGTGCCAAAGCCCCCATTCAGCGATTGGCGGATCGAGTAACGGGGTGGTTTGTGCCAGTGGTCATTGCGATTGCGATCGCTACTTTTATTATCTGGTTCGACGTGATGGGCAATCTCACAATGGCCCTGATGACAATGGTGGGAGTGTTAATTATTGCTTGTCCCTGTGCTTTGGGTTTAGCAACGCCGACTTCTGTGATGGTGGGAACCGGAAAAGGTGCGGAAAATGGCATCTTAATTAAAGGTGCTGACAGTCTGGAAGTGACGCATAAAATTCAGACGATTGTGTTGGATAAAACCGGGACTCTGACTCAGGGAAAACCCACTGTTACCGACTACATCACGATGGTAGGAACTGCCCACAGCAATGAGATAAAGCTATTAAAGTTAGCGGCAGCAGTTGAACGCAATTCAGAACATCCTTTGGCTGAAGCGGTTGTAAGGTATGCCCAATCTCAGGAAGTGCAGTTTCCATTGCCGGAGGCGAAAAATTTTGAAGCGATCGCGGGTAGTGGCGTTCAAGGAATTGTATCCGACCGACTGGTGCAAATCGGTACTCAGCGTTGGATGGATGAATTAGGGATTGAAACGCTACCTTTGCAAGGACAAAAAGTTGCTTGGGAATCTGCCGGAAAAACTGCCGTTTGGATTGCGGTAGATGGCGAAATGCAGGGATTGATTGGCATTGCCGATGCCCTGAAACCCTCTTCCGCAGGCGTTGTGCGATCGCTACGCCGCATGGGTTTAGAAGTGGTGATGCTAACCGGGGATAATCGCAAAACAGCAGACGCGATCGCGCAAGAAGTTGGCATCACGCGAGTGTTTGCGGAAGTCCGTCCCGACCAAAAAGCCGCTAAAGTCCAGGAACTGCAAGCCGAAGGTAAAGTAGTGGCAATGGTGGGCGATGGCATCAACGACGCCCCAGCACTAGCACAAGCAGACGTGGGAATCGCGATTGGCACCGGAACCGATGTCGCGATCGCTGCTAGCGACATCACTCTCATTTCTGGCGACTTGCAAGGTATTGTTACTGCGATTCAATTAAGTCGCGCCACGATGCAGAATATTCGCCAAAATCTCTTCTTTGCTTTTATTTACAACGTCGCTGGAATTCCAATCGCTGCTGGTATTTTATTCCCGATTTTTGGTTGGTTACTGAACCCAATGATTGCGGGGGCAGCGATGGCATTCAGTTCGGCTTCTGTTGTCAGTAACGCTTTGCGCTTGCGGAATTTTCAGCCGCGAGTAAATTTCTAA
- a CDS encoding heavy-metal-associated domain-containing protein: MTLQLKVPSMACSACVDTISKAVATLDPTAKVEADTKTKLVSVETQQPADKVREAIANAGYPVA; encoded by the coding sequence ATGACACTACAACTGAAAGTTCCCAGCATGGCTTGTTCTGCCTGTGTAGACACGATTTCTAAGGCAGTTGCCACTCTTGACCCCACCGCGAAGGTAGAGGCTGATACCAAAACCAAGCTTGTAAGTGTGGAAACACAACAGCCAGCAGACAAAGTCAGGGAAGCGATCGCGAACGCTGGATATCCTGTCGCCTAG
- a CDS encoding response regulator, with product MLIVDDAKVIRASLPEMLPPGNFQVLEAKDGEEGLNLIRQEHPNVIILDWILPRMSGWEVFGQLQASPELQMIPLVVISGRKAEVMEKLSEPFEYFEFLEKPFNEKHLNQAIQSAIAKAKLPRPQAGTPSAQTTAVVADSTDASAEIKALNEKMAAMQAEIKGLKEQVAEIPALKKQLAQMMAFVKQKLG from the coding sequence ATCCTAATTGTTGATGATGCTAAAGTCATTCGGGCTTCATTGCCAGAAATGTTGCCTCCGGGCAACTTTCAAGTTTTAGAAGCAAAAGATGGGGAAGAGGGACTTAATCTCATCCGTCAAGAGCATCCGAATGTAATTATTTTGGATTGGATTCTGCCTCGCATGAGCGGTTGGGAGGTTTTTGGGCAACTTCAAGCTTCGCCCGAACTCCAGATGATTCCTTTAGTAGTCATCTCTGGGCGGAAAGCGGAAGTGATGGAGAAACTTTCAGAACCGTTTGAGTATTTTGAATTTCTAGAGAAGCCCTTCAATGAGAAGCACTTAAATCAGGCAATCCAGTCAGCGATCGCTAAAGCCAAATTGCCACGCCCACAAGCTGGAACACCTTCTGCTCAGACAACCGCAGTCGTTGCTGACTCTACAGATGCATCGGCTGAAATTAAGGCATTAAATGAAAAAATGGCGGCAATGCAGGCTGAAATTAAGGGATTGAAGGAACAAGTTGCTGAAATTCCGGCACTGAAAAAACAATTGGCTCAGATGATGGCTTTCGTTAAGCAAAAGTTGGGTTAG
- a CDS encoding sugar ABC transporter permease, with protein sequence MKNTHFSRRHLLDNDAIAAWIFLTPALILLGLFLLWPIAYLFYLSFTTGSFTSAGVRLAGLRNYWRLMLSPDFWQVLGNTAYFTIATVIPSLVIPLGLAVLLNRAFALRGILRTAYFIPSIVSLVAAGLGFRWLFQTEGPVNAFLNAIGIEPISWLGSTFWAMPVLILLSIWKQLGFNMVVFLAGLQAIPSSRYEAAELDGANSWQQFWYITLPGLRPTLIFATVTTAIFTLRSFEQVYVITGGGPLNSTNLLVYYIYDQAFAQFDFGYAAAAATVLLAVTLVLVYFQLKTWGEEA encoded by the coding sequence ATGAAAAATACGCACTTTTCTCGGAGGCATCTGTTAGATAATGATGCGATCGCTGCCTGGATTTTTCTGACCCCTGCCTTAATTCTATTAGGGCTTTTTCTCCTATGGCCTATCGCTTATTTGTTTTACCTCAGTTTTACCACGGGTAGCTTTACCTCTGCGGGTGTGCGCTTAGCGGGATTGAGAAACTACTGGCGTCTCATGCTGAGTCCTGACTTTTGGCAAGTTCTCGGTAACACCGCTTATTTCACCATTGCCACGGTGATTCCCAGTTTGGTAATTCCTTTGGGTTTAGCAGTGCTATTAAATCGTGCCTTTGCCCTGCGAGGAATCCTGCGAACTGCCTATTTTATCCCCTCAATCGTTAGTCTTGTGGCAGCTGGTTTGGGGTTTCGCTGGTTGTTTCAAACCGAAGGGCCAGTTAACGCATTTCTAAATGCTATCGGAATTGAACCGATTTCCTGGCTGGGTAGCACGTTTTGGGCGATGCCAGTGCTGATTTTGTTAAGCATTTGGAAGCAATTGGGTTTCAATATGGTGGTGTTTTTGGCAGGGTTGCAGGCGATTCCCTCCAGTCGCTATGAAGCGGCAGAACTAGATGGTGCCAATTCCTGGCAACAATTTTGGTACATTACCCTGCCAGGATTGCGCCCGACTCTCATCTTTGCCACCGTCACGACGGCTATTTTTACCCTGCGGAGTTTCGAGCAAGTTTACGTCATTACCGGCGGCGGGCCATTAAACTCGACTAATTTGCTGGTTTACTACATCTACGACCAAGCGTTTGCCCAATTTGATTTTGGTTATGCCGCAGCGGCGGCAACTGTGCTGTTAGCAGTAACGCTAGTGTTAGTGTATTTTCAGCTAAAAACTTGGGGAGAAGAAGCTTAG
- a CDS encoding photosystem I protein PsaX encodes MTAQAKKPKGSLTQTSKPPYPFRTIVSLILLAGNFLVAAIYFHIINP; translated from the coding sequence ATGACTGCACAAGCCAAGAAACCAAAAGGTTCTCTTACCCAAACGAGTAAGCCTCCCTATCCTTTCCGCACTATCGTTTCGCTGATCCTCTTAGCTGGTAACTTCCTGGTTGCAGCGATTTATTTCCACATCATCAACCCGTAA
- a CDS encoding cupredoxin domain-containing protein, which produces MVTQKKLLSNLLVLWILLSVFSGTPAKPASAEAPMPTNQFRQIKQPFELKLGLTLGGLALIGLELWWFLVSKTQAQQATANQGIQELTIQVDGGYDPNRVIVKAGQPVRLNFFRKDPSICLEKIILPDFNIAKDLDLNRMTPVEFTPKTPGEYPFTCGMNMARGVLEVKAAGTANQEE; this is translated from the coding sequence ATGGTAACTCAAAAAAAATTGTTGAGTAATCTTCTGGTTTTGTGGATTTTGCTCTCGGTTTTCTCAGGAACACCCGCAAAACCCGCTTCAGCCGAGGCACCAATGCCCACAAACCAATTTCGTCAAATTAAGCAACCTTTTGAGCTAAAACTGGGTCTTACTTTAGGCGGGTTGGCTTTAATTGGGTTAGAACTTTGGTGGTTTCTGGTGAGTAAAACTCAAGCTCAACAAGCGACAGCAAATCAAGGAATTCAGGAACTGACTATCCAAGTAGATGGCGGTTACGATCCAAATCGAGTCATCGTGAAAGCAGGGCAACCTGTGCGGCTCAATTTTTTCAGAAAAGACCCCAGTATTTGTCTGGAAAAAATCATTTTACCGGATTTTAACATTGCTAAAGATTTGGATTTGAATCGGATGACACCTGTGGAATTCACACCAAAAACCCCAGGCGAATATCCCTTTACCTGTGGAATGAATATGGCTAGAGGTGTCTTGGAAGTAAAAGCAGCCGGAACGGCAAATCAAGAGGAGTAA
- a CDS encoding type IV pilin-like G/H family protein, whose product MNITVLKQRSQHPGFRMLSGLLGLLAIYGCNSTNTPSDSSSPSAANANLRTDRWVGQWQVNNPSSSQAVKFVLTPEGKLFLLPPETSSEPPVAYEIPVQKLSDSPDLPPNTKIVDIKEAFNNQATKAKQSEGKTYIGAMNRSQQAYYLENNKFGTTIEQLGIGIKPETESYNYQIVPQGNGTQRVMHTAKAKRPELNSYTGAVFVVTNNGENITRTVICETDKPSSTPPAMPTPPKNISGQIQCPAGSHSLQR is encoded by the coding sequence GTGAATATAACCGTATTGAAGCAACGCAGCCAACACCCTGGGTTCAGAATGCTTAGCGGATTGCTTGGGTTACTCGCTATCTATGGATGTAATTCAACCAATACACCTTCAGATTCTTCCTCTCCTAGCGCTGCTAATGCCAATTTACGGACAGATCGCTGGGTAGGACAATGGCAAGTCAACAATCCATCATCCAGTCAGGCGGTGAAATTTGTATTGACGCCAGAAGGTAAATTATTCCTCCTCCCGCCGGAAACATCTTCTGAGCCTCCGGTTGCTTATGAAATCCCGGTTCAAAAGCTTTCTGACTCACCCGATTTACCTCCCAATACTAAAATCGTTGATATTAAGGAAGCCTTTAACAATCAAGCAACCAAGGCAAAACAATCTGAAGGGAAAACGTACATCGGTGCGATGAACCGTTCACAACAAGCTTATTACTTGGAAAATAATAAATTCGGTACAACAATCGAGCAGCTAGGGATTGGGATTAAGCCAGAGACAGAGAGTTATAATTACCAAATTGTACCTCAAGGTAATGGTACTCAAAGGGTGATGCATACTGCCAAAGCCAAGCGCCCCGAACTTAATAGCTACACGGGTGCTGTATTTGTTGTCACAAATAATGGTGAAAATATTACAAGAACAGTAATTTGCGAAACAGATAAACCCTCATCCACACCGCCTGCAATGCCAACGCCTCCGAAGAATATATCTGGGCAAATCCAGTGTCCGGCTGGTTCGCATTCACTACAACGCTGA
- the purN gene encoding phosphoribosylglycinamide formyltransferase translates to MTFNPSTSDSSPNYIPSLISPTVPPNLLSDRSPLKLGVMASGNGSNFEAVAEAIAQQQLNAEIKVLIYNNPGAKAATRAEGWGVPTVLLNHRDFNSREALDQTIVDTLRQYEVEWVIMAGWMRVVTQVLVDAFPDRMINIHPSLLPSFKGIRAVEQALNAGVKITGCTVHLVNVEVDSGKILLQAAVPILPDDTLETLHARIQVQEHKILPQAIALAAARSH, encoded by the coding sequence ATGACTTTCAATCCCTCAACATCTGATTCTAGCCCTAATTATATCCCCAGCCTAATTTCTCCAACGGTTCCTCCCAATCTTTTGAGCGATCGCTCTCCTTTAAAATTAGGTGTGATGGCGTCGGGAAATGGCAGTAATTTCGAGGCAGTCGCAGAAGCGATCGCGCAACAGCAACTTAATGCCGAAATAAAAGTTCTGATCTACAATAATCCCGGTGCAAAAGCCGCTACCCGCGCCGAAGGCTGGGGTGTACCCACTGTTTTGCTGAATCACCGAGACTTTAACAGCCGCGAAGCGTTAGATCAAACAATTGTGGACACCTTGCGGCAGTATGAAGTGGAATGGGTAATTATGGCAGGTTGGATGCGCGTCGTTACACAGGTGTTAGTGGATGCTTTCCCGGATCGAATGATTAACATTCACCCCAGTTTGTTACCGAGTTTTAAGGGAATTCGAGCGGTTGAACAAGCCTTGAATGCAGGTGTAAAAATAACTGGTTGTACGGTTCACCTAGTAAATGTAGAAGTTGATAGCGGCAAAATTCTGCTACAAGCGGCTGTCCCGATTCTTCCTGACGATACGTTAGAAACGCTACACGCCCGAATTCAAGTTCAGGAACACAAGATATTGCCGCAAGCGATCGCTTTGGCAGCCGCGCGATCGCATTAA
- the recR gene encoding recombination mediator RecR, with translation MGDRTTVYTRPLARLIEQLQRLPGVGPKTAQRLALHIIKRSPEEVETLAQALVEAKKQVGLCQVCFHLSAEPVCDICRNSNRDNSTLCVVEDSRDVIALEKTREYSGKYHVLGGIISPMDGIGPDQLNIQPLVRRVSQQKIKEVILAISPSVEGETTTLYVGQLLKPFTKVTRIAFGLPMGGDLEYADEVTLARALEGRRELD, from the coding sequence ATTGGAGATAGGACAACGGTTTACACACGTCCCTTAGCTCGTCTCATCGAGCAACTGCAACGGTTGCCAGGAGTTGGCCCGAAAACTGCACAACGTCTGGCACTGCATATTATTAAGCGATCGCCCGAAGAAGTAGAAACACTGGCTCAAGCTTTAGTTGAGGCGAAAAAGCAAGTGGGTTTATGTCAGGTGTGCTTTCACCTCTCGGCTGAACCTGTCTGCGATATTTGCCGTAACTCTAACCGCGACAACAGCACGCTCTGTGTGGTGGAAGATTCCCGTGATGTGATTGCGCTGGAAAAAACTCGCGAATATAGCGGCAAGTATCACGTCTTGGGAGGCATCATTTCACCGATGGATGGAATTGGCCCCGACCAACTAAATATTCAACCGCTGGTGCGGCGAGTCAGCCAGCAAAAAATTAAAGAAGTGATTTTGGCAATTAGTCCCAGCGTAGAGGGTGAGACAACAACCTTGTATGTCGGTCAATTACTAAAGCCGTTTACCAAAGTGACGCGGATTGCTTTTGGTTTACCGATGGGCGGTGATTTAGAGTATGCCGATGAGGTGACACTAGCACGAGCCTTAGAAGGGCGCAGAGAGTTGGATTAA
- the lipA gene encoding lipoyl synthase: MNLPTETNARQIQPDVQAWRSEIEALPPWLRRSIGKASDISTVQRIIKQRQIHTICEEGRCPNRGECYTQKTATFLLMGQTCTRACAFCQVEKGHAPMPLDPEEPQKVAQAVQLLSLRYVVLTSVARDDLPDGGASWFAATMAAIRQMNSETLIEVLTPDFWGGKDAVEKQRQRVATVVAASPVCYNHNIETVERLQGRVRRGAQYERSLDVLRIVKELDSTIATKSGLMLGHGETEAEVIEAMTDLRDAGCDRITIGQYMRPSLEHLPVQKYWTPEEFEHLGAIAREMGFAHVRSGPLVRSSYHAGESA; this comes from the coding sequence ATGAATTTGCCTACCGAAACGAATGCTCGACAAATTCAGCCTGATGTACAAGCGTGGAGGTCAGAAATTGAGGCGCTACCGCCTTGGTTGCGACGCTCCATCGGGAAAGCAAGCGACATTTCGACGGTGCAGCGAATTATTAAGCAGCGGCAAATTCACACGATTTGCGAAGAGGGGCGCTGTCCGAACCGGGGAGAGTGTTATACCCAAAAGACAGCAACGTTTCTGCTGATGGGGCAAACTTGCACCCGTGCCTGTGCTTTTTGTCAAGTGGAGAAAGGGCACGCACCGATGCCATTAGATCCGGAAGAACCGCAAAAGGTGGCTCAGGCGGTGCAGTTGCTTTCTTTGCGCTACGTGGTGCTGACTTCGGTGGCAAGAGATGATTTGCCGGATGGGGGGGCGAGTTGGTTTGCGGCGACGATGGCAGCGATAAGACAGATGAACTCGGAAACGCTGATTGAGGTGTTGACGCCAGATTTCTGGGGGGGTAAGGATGCGGTGGAGAAACAACGGCAACGAGTCGCAACGGTGGTTGCAGCGTCACCCGTTTGTTATAACCACAATATTGAGACGGTGGAGCGTCTGCAAGGACGGGTGCGACGGGGGGCACAGTATGAGCGATCGCTTGATGTTCTCCGGATTGTGAAAGAACTTGACTCCACAATTGCCACGAAATCTGGCTTGATGCTGGGACATGGGGAAACGGAAGCCGAAGTAATTGAGGCGATGACCGATTTGCGGGATGCTGGATGCGATCGCATTACCATCGGTCAGTATATGCGCCCTTCTCTAGAACATCTGCCAGTCCAAAAATACTGGACGCCAGAAGAATTTGAGCATCTGGGAGCGATCGCGCGGGAAATGGGCTTTGCTCACGTCCGTTCCGGTCCCCTCGTCCGCAGTTCCTACCACGCGGGAGAGAGTGCTTAA
- a CDS encoding branched-chain amino acid ABC transporter permease, which produces MDVQTAQLIVNGIAVGCIIALAAIGLTLTYGILRLSNFAHGDFMTLGAYLTWLANISGINIWLSMILGAGGTVAAMLLSEQLLWKPMRARRASPTTLIIISIGLALFLRNGIIFIWGGGNQRYNLPIASALNIFGVNVAYYRIVVMVLAVLAMLGLHFLLQNTKIGKAMRAVADDIDLARVSGINVERVVIWTWLITGVFTSLGGAMYGLITGIRPNMGWFLILPMFASVILGGIGNPYGAIAGALVIGIAQELSVPFLGSEYKQGVALLIMVLILLVRPQGLFKGTL; this is translated from the coding sequence ATGGATGTACAAACTGCTCAATTAATTGTGAATGGCATCGCCGTGGGTTGCATCATTGCGCTAGCGGCGATTGGTCTAACGCTGACTTATGGAATTTTGCGCCTTTCCAACTTTGCTCATGGCGATTTTATGACCTTGGGCGCGTATCTTACCTGGTTAGCGAATATCAGTGGGATAAATATTTGGCTGTCAATGATTCTAGGCGCGGGGGGAACGGTGGCGGCGATGCTACTGAGCGAACAGCTGCTCTGGAAACCAATGCGGGCACGCCGTGCCTCCCCTACCACCCTGATCATCATCTCGATTGGACTTGCCTTGTTTCTCCGCAATGGCATCATTTTCATTTGGGGAGGAGGCAACCAGCGCTACAATTTGCCAATTGCCTCCGCCCTCAACATCTTCGGAGTCAACGTGGCTTATTACCGGATCGTTGTCATGGTTTTAGCCGTCCTCGCAATGTTGGGGCTGCATTTCCTGTTGCAGAACACCAAAATCGGGAAGGCAATGAGAGCAGTTGCGGATGATATCGATCTCGCTCGCGTCTCAGGCATTAACGTTGAGCGCGTGGTGATTTGGACTTGGCTAATTACCGGCGTTTTTACGTCCCTGGGAGGAGCCATGTACGGGCTGATTACCGGCATACGCCCCAACATGGGCTGGTTTTTGATTTTGCCGATGTTTGCGTCGGTGATTCTCGGCGGGATTGGCAACCCCTACGGCGCGATCGCAGGTGCGTTGGTAATTGGTATCGCCCAAGAACTCAGCGTCCCCTTCCTGGGGTCTGAATACAAGCAGGGTGTTGCCCTCTTGATCATGGTCTTAATTCTGCTTGTCCGTCCCCAAGGCTTGTTCAAGGGCACCCTATAA
- a CDS encoding CPBP family glutamic-type intramembrane protease — protein sequence MAKQLPTDPEIESLTRTQILIAMGVTAVVLLVIAKLSLHFGSFSVMPVRPTLEASLLGVGIGLGITGASSVIYRLWPGYQRSADYYLELVLKPLFWPDLIWLGLLPGLSEELLFRGVMLPAVGLNWVGLVGSSFCFGILHLSGPQQWPYAAWATTVGLLLGYSALETGNLLVPIVAHITTNLISSCLWKLDTKKA from the coding sequence GTGGCAAAACAGCTTCCTACCGATCCGGAAATCGAATCCCTGACGCGCACCCAAATTTTAATTGCGATGGGGGTGACAGCGGTTGTATTGCTCGTCATCGCCAAGCTGTCCCTGCATTTCGGCTCGTTTTCCGTTATGCCCGTGCGCCCGACCCTAGAAGCATCACTTTTGGGCGTCGGAATTGGGCTAGGAATTACGGGTGCCAGTAGCGTCATCTATCGCCTATGGCCTGGTTATCAGCGCAGCGCCGACTACTACCTAGAATTAGTGCTAAAACCCTTATTTTGGCCTGATTTGATCTGGTTAGGACTCTTGCCCGGTTTAAGCGAAGAATTACTGTTTCGGGGTGTAATGCTGCCAGCAGTGGGATTAAATTGGGTTGGGCTAGTAGGATCGAGTTTTTGCTTTGGCATCCTACATCTGAGTGGCCCTCAACAATGGCCTTATGCAGCGTGGGCAACTACTGTCGGATTGCTACTCGGTTATAGCGCCTTGGAGACGGGTAATTTGCTAGTGCCAATTGTGGCTCACATTACGACGAATTTAATTTCCAGCTGCCTTTGGAAGCTGGATACCAAAAAGGCATAA
- a CDS encoding response regulator: MAGHKILVIDDSRVIRNTVRDMLPPGNFEILEAKDGLEGMNLIYQSHPNLIMLDFLLPKMSGWEVFQQIQSKPELQSIPLVLMSGRKEEVTEKISEPFEYFEFIPKPFDQKQLIAAIKTAMAKARNRPVVVPSAPQPAVAKDTVPPDSGVASADIQQLNAKIAKMQAEIDALKKQVAPMAAIPSEVDGLKKQLAQIVTFIKQKLK; the protein is encoded by the coding sequence GTGGCAGGTCACAAAATTCTGGTGATTGATGACAGTCGAGTGATCAGAAATACAGTACGAGATATGTTACCACCGGGTAACTTTGAAATTTTAGAAGCAAAAGACGGTCTGGAAGGCATGAATCTGATCTACCAGTCACACCCGAACTTGATTATGTTAGATTTTCTCTTGCCCAAAATGAGCGGGTGGGAGGTGTTTCAGCAGATTCAAAGTAAGCCCGAACTTCAGTCAATTCCTCTCGTTTTAATGTCTGGTCGGAAAGAAGAGGTGACAGAGAAAATCTCAGAACCTTTTGAATATTTTGAATTCATACCCAAGCCCTTTGACCAGAAGCAACTGATTGCCGCTATCAAGACAGCGATGGCAAAAGCAAGAAACCGCCCGGTGGTAGTACCATCAGCACCGCAGCCAGCCGTCGCTAAGGATACAGTCCCACCAGATTCAGGGGTTGCGTCAGCAGACATTCAGCAGTTAAATGCCAAGATTGCCAAGATGCAAGCTGAGATTGACGCCTTGAAGAAACAGGTGGCTCCAATGGCAGCGATACCTAGTGAGGTTGATGGCTTGAAAAAACAGCTAGCTCAAATTGTGACATTCATTAAACAAAAGCTGAAGTAA